AACCCGACCACGCAGGCACCGGCCAGCGCCGCGAACTGCGCGGTCAGCACGCCGCCCGGCAGCGCCCAGAGCGTCGCCACGGTCACGCCAAGCTGCGCGCCGGTCGCCACGCCGAGCGTGGTCGGCTCCGCCAGCGGGTTACGCAGCACCTGCTGGAACAGTACGCCAACCAGCCCAAGCCCGGCACCGACCAACAGCGATACCACAAAGCGCGGCAGCAGGCTGTAATGAAAAAGCATCTGATCGATGGCGTCGATATTGGGGCGCCACAGCGCCTCTTGCCACTGCGCGCGCGGCAGCCAGGCGTTCAGGTTGGCCCAGCTCAGGCCGAGCGCCAGCGCAAGCAGCAGTCCCAGCAGCAGCGCCGGGAAAAGCAGATGATGTCGCCTCATGCCCGGCCTCCCAGCGCGTTTTCCAGCACGCGGCCAAAGCGCATCGCCGAGAGCGTCGCGCCGTAAAACCAGACGGCGGGCACGCGCTGAAAACGGCCCTCGCGTACGAACGGCATCGCCTGCCAGAGCGGCGTGGCGGCAAGCTGGCGCATCGCCTGATCATCGCCATGCTCAAAGCAGATGACGTCAGCGTCGCGGAACTGCGCGAGGCGCTCGACGCCGACAATCGCGCTGCCCCAGAAATTGGTCTTATCCTGCCAGGCGTTGGGGATCTTCACCGCGTCCAGCACCGGCTGAAACAGGCTGTTAGTGCCAAGCGTCAGCGCGTGGCGTGAATCCAGCAGCGACATCATCAGAAGCGGACGCGGCTCGCGTCCCGCCAGGCGCACTTTCATCTGCGTAAGAAACTGTTCGAATTCATCAAGGTGAGCATGGGCCGCTTTCTCAAGGCCCAGCCGTTCGGCCAGCGTCAGCAGCGACTGCCGCGCCATCGCGAGCGGCGCTTTACCGTCGGTAAACGTCACGCCCATGCCGGGTGCGATACGCTTAAGCTGCGCTTCCGACGGGCCATAGCCCGCCGACCAGATCATCAGCGACGGCTTAAGCTCAGTGAGCAGCTCCAGATTGGGCTCGGTGCGCAGCCCGACGTCGATGACGGCATCCGGCAGCGGCGGATAATCAACCCACAGGCGGTAGTTCGGCACATCCGCCACCGCGTAAGGCATCACGCCAAGCGCGATCAGCTGTTCGACGGGCAGCCATTCGAGCGCCACGATACGTTTGAGATCCACCGATGCCGCACGGGCTTTCGCCATGTGCCACATCAGCGGCGAGAGAGCCATCGCCGTCATCAGACGCCGACGGCTGAAAGGGGTTGAGAGAACGTCGCGCATCAGCAGACAAAGCTCACGGGTGCGAGGCCCGCCGGATGCGGCAGGATGCCCATCGGAATGCCATAAATCTGTTTGAGCGTTTCGCCGTTCATCAGTTCCAGCGGGCTGCCCTGGGCTATCATCTCCCCGCCGCGCAGCGCCACCAGATGGTCGCAGTAACGCGCGGCCATGTTGATGTCGTGCAGTACCGCAATCACGGTTAACCCGCGCTGCTGGCTTAAACGGTGGATCAGCGCCAGCACGTCCACCTGATGAGCGATATCCAGCGCCGAGGTCGGTTCGTCGAGCAGCAGGCAGCGGCTGTTCTGCGCCACCAGCATGGCAATCCAGGCCCGCTGGCGCTCGCCGCCGGACAGGCTATCCACCAGCCGGTGCGCAAGCGCTTTAAGCCCCACCAGGCTAATGGCTTCCTCCACCCGTTCACGGTCTTCCGCCCCAAAACGCCCAAGCGCGCCGTGCCACGGGTAACGACCAATCGCCACCAGCTCGCGCACCGTCATGCCTTCGGCGGCGGGCAACTGCTGCGGCAGATACGCGACTTCACGCGCGAACGCTTTGCTGTTCCAGCCCGCCAGCGGCTCGCCGTTAAGCAGAATGTCGCCACCGGAGGGTTTCTGATGACGACCAAGCATTTTCAGAAGCGTGGATTTGCCGGAGCCGTTATGGCCGATAAGGCCGGTGACTTTGCCCGCCGGAAAGGTGAGCGATAAGGGGTGCAGCAGCGTGCGTCCGGGCACGCGAAAAGTGACATCTTTTAACGAAAAACCAGCATCGGGCGGGGAAATTTTGTCCTGCATGGTAGCCAACTTGTTGAAGGGCACGCCAAAGCGTGCCCAAAGACGGATCAGAAGCGGAATGTGGCGGTCGCCGTAACCTGACGTTCCGCGCCCCAGTAGCATGCGTAGTCTTTGTAGCAGCTGGAGACATACTCGCGATCAAACAGGTTATTGACGTTTAAGGCGACAGACGAGCCCGGCAGGCCTAAACGCGCCAGATCGTATTTCACCATCGCATCCGCCACGGTGTAGCTTGCAACGTTAAACGGTTGGTTCTGTTTATCACCGTAGGCGTAATAGCTGACGGTATTGCCGACATAGCGGCCGCCAGCGCCGACAGTCAGGCCGCTCAGCGCGGTATCGTGGAAGGTATAATCTGCCCACAGCGACGCCATATTGCGCGGCACTTCCGCCGGACGCTTGTCTTCAAAGAGCGTGTCAT
This sequence is a window from Cronobacter sakazakii. Protein-coding genes within it:
- the fhuD gene encoding Fe(3+)-hydroxamate ABC transporter substrate-binding protein FhuD, giving the protein MRDVLSTPFSRRRLMTAMALSPLMWHMAKARAASVDLKRIVALEWLPVEQLIALGVMPYAVADVPNYRLWVDYPPLPDAVIDVGLRTEPNLELLTELKPSLMIWSAGYGPSEAQLKRIAPGMGVTFTDGKAPLAMARQSLLTLAERLGLEKAAHAHLDEFEQFLTQMKVRLAGREPRPLLMMSLLDSRHALTLGTNSLFQPVLDAVKIPNAWQDKTNFWGSAIVGVERLAQFRDADVICFEHGDDQAMRQLAATPLWQAMPFVREGRFQRVPAVWFYGATLSAMRFGRVLENALGGRA
- the fhuC gene encoding Fe3+-hydroxamate ABC transporter ATP-binding protein FhuC, yielding MQDKISPPDAGFSLKDVTFRVPGRTLLHPLSLTFPAGKVTGLIGHNGSGKSTLLKMLGRHQKPSGGDILLNGEPLAGWNSKAFAREVAYLPQQLPAAEGMTVRELVAIGRYPWHGALGRFGAEDRERVEEAISLVGLKALAHRLVDSLSGGERQRAWIAMLVAQNSRCLLLDEPTSALDIAHQVDVLALIHRLSQQRGLTVIAVLHDINMAARYCDHLVALRGGEMIAQGSPLELMNGETLKQIYGIPMGILPHPAGLAPVSFVC